A genome region from Sceloporus undulatus isolate JIND9_A2432 ecotype Alabama chromosome 1, SceUnd_v1.1, whole genome shotgun sequence includes the following:
- the ENAH gene encoding protein enabled homolog isoform X3 has product MKVYRPPHILERYNGPKVDRLLLQLQEQQRQKELERERLERERLERERLERERLERERLEKERLERERLEQEQLERERQERERQERERQERLERERQERERQDRERLEWERQERERQDQLEREQLEWERERKLSNAVPSYDNSPYSTSLPEYSSCQPPSAPPPSYAKAVSDSTPDYAVVTSAQPVSSPPTPPLRHSASRFATSLGSAFHPVLPHYATVPRPVNKNSRPPSPVNPPASLPPSTKPTTWSASSFAPLPPSPPVMISSPPGKATGPKPVLPIPVTAQLSQMTPSPTAPNGLPELANYPVPSPSTSGPTPTPPPSFQPLSISGPQASSPSSPNASAPSSKPSVLPSPSAAPPASVENSLNSVLGDSSASEPVLQTASQPVEPPSQQGVVQGPPAPPPPPPLPPGPVQSPPTVPPPPGPPPPPPLPPSGPPPPPPPPPLPNQVPPPPPAPPLPVSGFPKGLMYEDHRPITGLAAALAGAKLRKVSRNEESPNPSGGTSSASPKTDSGRGNGPLPLGGSGLMEEMSALLARRRRIAEKGSSETEQKEEKNEEPEPSVSKPPPTSTPELTRKPWERTNTVNGSKSPIISRPKSASSGQPSTNGVQTEGLDYDRLKQDILDEMRKELTKLKEELIDAIRQELNKSNTA; this is encoded by the exons ATGAAAGTGTATAGGCCTCCCCATATCCTTGAGAGATACAATGGACCAAAGGTTGACCGACTTCTCCT ACAGCTGCAGGAGCAACAACGACAAAAAGAGTTGGAAAGGGAGAGGCTGGAACGTGAAAGGCTGGAGCGGGAAAGACTAGAACGAGAGAGACTCGAGCGAGAAAGACTAGAAAAAGAAAGACTGGAACGAGAACGGTTAGAACAGGAGCAACTGGAAAGGGAGCGACAGGAGAGGGAACGACAAGAACGAGAGCGGCAAGAACGcctagaaagagaaagacaagaaCGGGAGAGACAAGATCGGGAGAGAttggaatgggaaaggcaggaaagagagcGGCAAGACCAACTAGAAAGAGAACAGCTAgaatgggaaagggaaagaaaactcTCAAATGCTG TTCCATCTTACGACAACTCCCCGTATAGTACTTCACTTCCTGAATACTCCAGTTGCCAGCCTCCTTCAGCACCACCTCCTTCATAtgctaaagcagtgtcagactctACTCCAGATTATGCTGTAGTGACTTCTGCACAGCCAGTGTCCTCTCCCCCAACACCACCACTAAGGCACTCTGCATCACGTTTTGCTACATCTTTGGGCTCTGCCTTCCATCCTGTTCTTCCCCATTACGCCACAGTTCCTCGTCCAGTAAACAAAAATTCTCGACCACCTTCACCTGTGAACCCCCCTGCCTCTTTGCCCCCAAGTACCAAGCCTACTACTTGGTCTGCTTCTAGTTTTGCAcctcttcccccttctcctcctgtaATGATTAGCAGTCCTCCAGGCAAAGCCACTGGCCCAAAGCCTGTTCTCCCAATTCCTGTTACTGCCCAGTTATCCCAAATGACACCATCCCCTACTGCACCCAATGGTCTTCCGGAATTGGCAAATTATCCGGTTCCTTCACCATCTACCTCAGGTCCAACACCAACACCGCCACCTTCCTTTCAGCCTCTCTCAATCTCTGGACCTCAAGCTTCCTCTCCAAGCTCCCCTAATGCCTCAGCTCCCTCATCCAAGCCTAGTgttctgccttctccctctgcagctccCCCTGCCTCTGTTGAGAACTCTCTAAACTCTGTGCTGGGAGACTCCTCTGCTTCTGAGCCAGTCTTGCAGACAGCCTCTCAGCCGGTTGAACCTCCGTCCCAGCAGG gtgTTGTACAAGGACCACCTGcacctccacctccacccccTCTTCCACCTGGCCCTGTCCAGTCCCCACCAACAGTTCCTCCTCCCCCCGGGCCACCTCCCCCACCCCCTCTTCCACCATCCGGGccacctccccctcctccaccaccaccccttcctaaccaggttcctcctccacctcctgctcctcctctccccGTCTCTGGTTTTCCCAAGGGATTGATGTATGAAGACCACCGTCCTATAACAGGACTAGCAGCTGCCCTTGCTGGAGCCAAACTCAGAAAAGTATCACGG AATGAAGAGTCTCCTAATCCAAGTGGAGGAACAAGCTCTGCTTCACCTAAAACAGATAGTGGCCGTGGGAATGGGCCACTTCCCCTTGGAGGAAGTGGTTTAATGGAAGAAATGAGTGCACTGCTGGCAAGAAG GAGAAGAATTGCAGAGAAGGGCTCatcagaaacagaacaaaaagaagaaaaaaat GAAGAACCAGAGCCTTCAGTTTCCAAGCCTCCTCCAACAAGCACACCTG AACTAACAAGAAAGCCCTGGGAAAGAACAAATACAGTGAATGGAAGCAAGTCACCCATTATTTCAAG ACCAAAATCTGCATCCTCTGGGCAGCCCAGTACCAATGGAGTACAGACAGAAGGGCTAGACTATGACAGATTAAAACAG GATATTTTAGATGAAATGAGAAAGGAATTAACAAAACTAAAAGAAGAATTAATTGATG CAATTCGGCAAGAACTGAACAAGTCAAATACAGCATAG